In Streptomyces nojiriensis, one genomic interval encodes:
- a CDS encoding helix-turn-helix transcriptional regulator: MNEACESGNECDINGVLCQRGVEYYMDAVRTGHADQPSAPACLLRLQLLQPALGAEQSLTPIRPSYALAMLVRPIEEEIHQRQAVAQGLQRALDPIEALYNAEQRPTADLVMLEGLPAINAAIDDATQRCKAELLTAQPGGGRSSAVLSEALERSRALLGRGVRLRTLYQHTVRYNPATMDYIQQITDAGASAQVRTLDELFERMIIFDREVAFIPARSDRQSALEVRNQALITFLVDVYERAWQRGTPLTSSSRSREEPSVIPGIRRTICQLLISGYVDEAIARRVGMSVRTCRAHIAKIAEQLGSTNRAQLGYLLATSGLLGDSGVTDPE; the protein is encoded by the coding sequence ATGAACGAAGCGTGCGAATCAGGCAATGAGTGCGATATCAACGGCGTGCTCTGCCAGCGGGGCGTCGAGTACTACATGGACGCGGTCCGCACCGGGCACGCCGATCAGCCTTCCGCGCCCGCCTGCCTCCTGCGGCTGCAGCTCCTCCAGCCCGCCCTCGGCGCCGAGCAGTCACTGACGCCCATCCGCCCGTCCTACGCCCTCGCCATGCTCGTGCGCCCCATCGAGGAGGAGATCCACCAGCGCCAGGCGGTCGCCCAGGGACTGCAGCGGGCCCTGGATCCGATCGAGGCCCTCTACAACGCCGAGCAGCGCCCCACCGCGGACCTGGTGATGCTCGAGGGCCTGCCGGCCATCAACGCCGCCATCGACGATGCCACCCAGAGGTGCAAAGCCGAGCTGCTGACGGCCCAGCCCGGCGGCGGCCGCTCCTCGGCGGTCCTGTCCGAGGCCCTGGAGCGGAGCCGGGCCCTGCTCGGCCGCGGTGTCCGGCTGCGGACGCTATACCAGCACACCGTGCGCTACAACCCGGCGACCATGGACTACATCCAGCAGATCACCGACGCCGGTGCATCGGCGCAGGTCCGGACCCTGGACGAGCTCTTCGAGCGGATGATCATCTTCGATCGTGAAGTGGCGTTCATCCCGGCCCGCAGCGACCGGCAGAGCGCTCTCGAAGTCCGCAACCAGGCCCTCATCACCTTTCTCGTGGACGTCTACGAGCGCGCCTGGCAGCGCGGGACCCCCCTCACCTCCAGCAGCCGGAGCCGGGAGGAGCCCAGCGTGATCCCGGGCATCCGCCGGACCATCTGCCAGCTCCTGATCTCCGGTTACGTCGATGAGGCCATCGCCCGGCGCGTGGGCATGAGCGTCCGGACCTGCCGTGCGCACATCGCGAAGATCGCCGAGCAGCTCGGATCCACCAACCGGGCGCAGCTCGGCTATCTGCTCGCCACCTCGGGCCTCCTCGGCGACTCCGGCGTCACAGATCCAGAGTGA
- a CDS encoding methyltransferase domain-containing protein, translating into MFEAHHHARMLADATRLTAFHDAMAEVIADGDRVLDAGTGTGILAAMASQLTAGTVVAVEYLEDTASFAEQALRASDLDRVEVVQGNAVQVDIGTPPDVVVSETIGSLGPEENIVGLTHALRQRYPGIRAFIPSRLRVLAEPVVSPEADALRASVMGAFTREQPGGMSFASVLPQAEHALGSQIITAKLTGATSAGPARPLVEYDLGATSEADFSRTLSFGDSPANAVHLYFEAPLSAAVTLSSHRTAAFTHWGHSYIVRPPHASTVTIGYRSADRRFTCRWERTAESDQPPTGRHGLDREV; encoded by the coding sequence ATGTTCGAGGCTCACCACCACGCACGCATGCTCGCCGACGCCACGCGGCTGACCGCGTTCCACGACGCCATGGCGGAGGTGATCGCTGACGGGGACCGGGTCCTCGATGCCGGAACGGGTACGGGCATCCTCGCGGCCATGGCCTCGCAGCTGACCGCGGGGACGGTCGTCGCGGTCGAGTACCTCGAGGACACCGCTTCCTTCGCGGAGCAGGCGCTGCGGGCCTCGGACCTCGACCGCGTCGAAGTCGTCCAGGGCAATGCGGTCCAGGTCGACATCGGCACGCCCCCCGATGTCGTCGTCTCGGAAACGATCGGATCCCTCGGACCCGAGGAGAACATCGTGGGCCTGACCCACGCCCTGCGGCAGCGCTACCCCGGTATACGGGCCTTCATCCCGTCACGGCTGCGCGTTCTGGCGGAGCCGGTCGTCTCGCCGGAGGCAGACGCTCTGCGCGCGAGCGTCATGGGAGCGTTCACCCGGGAACAGCCGGGCGGGATGTCGTTCGCCTCCGTGCTGCCGCAGGCGGAGCACGCCCTCGGCAGCCAGATCATCACCGCGAAGCTGACCGGCGCGACCTCGGCCGGACCTGCCCGGCCGCTCGTCGAGTACGACCTGGGCGCCACGTCGGAAGCCGACTTCAGCCGGACGCTGTCCTTCGGCGACTCCCCGGCCAATGCCGTGCACCTCTACTTCGAGGCGCCCCTGTCTGCGGCCGTGACCCTCAGCAGCCACCGCACCGCGGCGTTCACGCACTGGGGCCATTCGTACATCGTCCGCCCGCCCCACGCCTCCACGGTCACGATCGGCTACCGCAGCGCCGACCGACGTTTCACCTGCCGCTGGGAGCGCACCGCCGAGTCCGACCAGCCGCCGACGGGCCGGCACGGCTTGGACCGAGAGGTCTAG
- a CDS encoding ABC transporter permease subunit produces MNRLVRAETRRLLRHPLALTLAVLFVLGSLYCAWVSQNMASYNLKQVQANLDYLPRSCDSKQNTPEQKAKCLAEVPLQAVGLERIQDRFTAEGVRAAHAQHPVGSLLWTVRLLTSVPGLALLVMLAAFSVAGEWSRGSIVPLLLYESRLSRLLAAKALAVWVWTLVLLCVSAAVTAAFGLLYGRNAYTLPSPGTLGTVLADTALGVLAGAAVLAGAAAVAVAIGALLRQPMRTFLAGMLVLVLVVRTSAAPGLGAWLPGGALADLVGFGAVDGVWDHFWISTTPSTAPVLLRVLPTLALIGLLWLGLDRLNRTRDRA; encoded by the coding sequence GTGAACCGCCTCGTCCGGGCGGAGACCCGGCGGCTGCTGCGGCACCCGCTCGCCCTCACCCTCGCCGTACTGTTCGTCCTCGGCTCCCTCTACTGCGCCTGGGTGAGCCAGAACATGGCCTCGTACAACCTCAAGCAGGTGCAGGCCAACCTCGACTACCTCCCCCGATCGTGCGATTCCAAGCAGAACACCCCGGAGCAGAAGGCCAAGTGCCTCGCCGAAGTGCCGCTGCAGGCCGTCGGGCTGGAGCGGATCCAGGACAGGTTCACCGCTGAAGGAGTCCGTGCCGCGCACGCCCAGCACCCGGTGGGCTCGCTGCTGTGGACCGTGCGGCTGCTGACGTCCGTTCCCGGGCTGGCGCTCCTCGTCATGCTGGCGGCCTTCTCCGTCGCCGGCGAGTGGAGCCGGGGCAGCATCGTGCCGCTCCTCCTCTACGAGTCCCGCCTCAGCAGGCTGCTCGCCGCCAAGGCCCTGGCCGTCTGGGTGTGGACTCTGGTGCTGCTGTGCGTGTCCGCCGCCGTGACAGCCGCGTTCGGCCTGCTCTACGGCCGCAACGCCTACACGCTGCCTTCGCCCGGGACCCTCGGCACCGTCCTCGCCGACACCGCACTCGGCGTACTGGCCGGGGCAGCCGTGCTGGCCGGGGCCGCAGCCGTCGCGGTCGCCATCGGCGCACTGCTGCGCCAGCCGATGCGCACCTTCCTCGCCGGGATGCTGGTGCTCGTCCTGGTGGTCCGCACCTCCGCCGCGCCGGGGCTGGGCGCCTGGCTCCCCGGCGGCGCGCTGGCCGACCTCGTCGGCTTCGGTGCGGTGGACGGGGTCTGGGACCACTTCTGGATCTCCACCACCCCCTCCACGGCCCCCGTCCTGCTCCGCGTCCTGCCGACCCTGGCCCTCATCGGCCTGCTCTGGCTCGGACTGGACCGCCTCAACCGGACCCGGGACCGCGCCTGA
- a CDS encoding ABC transporter ATP-binding protein, translating into MSVLSCHEVTKSFRKHSVLEGVHLSLEAGEIVGLLGLNGAGKTTLMRVITGLSTPDSGEVRLFGEALPMRPRQLDRLGAALDAPAFHRWSSGRAMLRTLLDTAGLPDGGRIARTLDRVGLTGAADRRLGTYSQGMRQRLAIAAALLKQPDLLILDEPTNGLDPEGLRMVRRIVAEEAARGAAVLVSSHQLDEIQRICDRVIMLAQGRVVAAGTLDALGYDPESGPAAFEDWFFGLVGNGGRQ; encoded by the coding sequence ATGAGCGTCCTTTCCTGTCACGAAGTGACCAAGAGCTTCCGGAAGCACTCCGTGCTGGAAGGGGTTCATCTCAGCCTGGAGGCCGGCGAGATCGTCGGCCTCCTCGGGCTCAACGGCGCCGGCAAGACCACCCTGATGCGGGTGATCACCGGGCTGTCCACCCCCGATTCCGGTGAGGTGCGGCTGTTCGGGGAGGCCCTGCCCATGCGGCCGCGGCAGCTCGACCGGCTCGGAGCCGCGCTCGACGCGCCCGCCTTCCACCGGTGGTCCAGCGGACGCGCCATGCTGCGCACCCTGCTCGACACCGCCGGGCTTCCCGACGGCGGACGGATCGCCCGTACGCTCGACCGCGTCGGGCTGACCGGCGCCGCCGACCGCCGCCTCGGGACGTACTCGCAGGGCATGCGGCAGCGGCTGGCCATCGCCGCGGCGCTGCTCAAGCAGCCCGATCTGCTGATCCTCGACGAGCCCACCAACGGGCTCGACCCCGAGGGACTGCGCATGGTGCGGCGGATCGTGGCCGAGGAGGCCGCGCGCGGGGCCGCCGTCCTCGTCTCCAGCCACCAGCTCGACGAGATCCAGCGGATCTGCGACCGCGTGATCATGCTCGCCCAGGGCCGCGTCGTCGCCGCCGGCACTCTCGACGCGCTCGGCTACGACCCGGAAAGCGGTCCGGCCGCCTTCGAGGACTGGTTCTTCGGGCTCGTCGGGAACGGCGGCCGCCAGTGA
- a CDS encoding tannase/feruloyl esterase family alpha/beta hydrolase, with the protein MHLRSLAIAPLLMATVLTAPAAARTGPADIRVPGAEYTVSARLTDLTTTGTRLTGHTDPDDWTGLEAPGTTTPSGVPGVQIDGYFPDTSTTNTNVNYGWKHDSQFVIRLPDHWNGGLVVAGPPGLRKQYANDRIISDQVLAKGYAYAATDKGNTGPEIYKDGDRPGDAILEWHRRVTELTVAAKQVAGRHYGRSPRSTYAAGLSAGGYLVRWQLEHRPDLYTGGLDWNALTFTPDGGLLATLPPALRAYPRYDKGDRSAQAAILAAGYPKGSEPQWGWHYDKQWDLLQRVIREELDPDYDGPTQAGTPHCPAGTGAGCDTDYDFASRPRAVHEAVERISLTGNIRRPLISIQGSLDALTPPAAFGDAYHRMVTDAGRAGLHRYITVAGGAHTDGLVPLDEEHLHPMLGSFTKALSDLECWTRPTSAS; encoded by the coding sequence ATGCACCTGCGTTCCCTCGCCATCGCACCCCTGCTGATGGCAACCGTCCTGACAGCCCCGGCGGCCGCCCGGACCGGCCCCGCCGACATCAGGGTCCCCGGCGCCGAGTACACCGTCTCCGCCCGCCTCACCGATCTGACCACCACGGGCACCCGGCTCACCGGGCACACGGATCCGGACGACTGGACGGGCCTGGAGGCTCCGGGGACCACGACTCCGTCAGGCGTCCCAGGTGTCCAGATCGACGGCTACTTCCCCGACACCTCCACCACCAACACCAACGTCAACTACGGCTGGAAGCACGACAGCCAGTTCGTCATCCGGCTGCCCGACCACTGGAACGGCGGACTCGTCGTCGCCGGACCGCCGGGACTGCGCAAGCAGTACGCCAACGACCGGATCATCAGCGACCAAGTCCTCGCGAAGGGATACGCCTACGCCGCCACCGACAAGGGCAACACCGGCCCCGAGATCTACAAGGACGGGGACCGCCCCGGCGACGCCATCCTGGAATGGCACCGCAGGGTCACCGAACTCACCGTCGCCGCCAAGCAGGTGGCCGGCCGGCACTACGGCCGCAGCCCGCGCTCCACCTACGCCGCCGGCCTCTCCGCAGGCGGCTACCTCGTCCGCTGGCAGCTCGAACACCGTCCCGACCTCTACACCGGCGGCCTGGACTGGAACGCCCTCACCTTCACCCCGGACGGCGGCCTCCTCGCCACCCTCCCGCCCGCCCTGCGCGCCTACCCCCGCTATGACAAGGGCGACCGGAGCGCCCAGGCCGCCATCCTCGCCGCCGGCTACCCCAAGGGCTCCGAACCCCAGTGGGGCTGGCACTACGACAAGCAGTGGGACCTGCTCCAGCGGGTGATCCGCGAGGAGCTCGACCCCGACTACGACGGCCCCACCCAGGCCGGCACCCCCCACTGTCCGGCAGGCACCGGGGCCGGCTGCGACACCGACTACGACTTCGCCTCCCGCCCCCGGGCGGTGCACGAGGCCGTGGAGCGGATCTCCCTCACCGGGAACATCCGCCGCCCCCTCATCAGCATCCAGGGCAGCCTCGACGCCCTCACCCCGCCGGCCGCCTTCGGCGACGCCTACCACCGCATGGTCACCGACGCCGGGCGCGCCGGCCTGCACCGCTACATCACGGTGGCGGGCGGTGCACACACCGACGGCCTCGTCCCGCTCGACGAGGAACACCTGCACCCGATGCTCGGCTCCTTCACCAAGGCACTGAGCGACCTCGAGTGCTGGACGCGACCCACTTCCGCCTCCTGA
- a CDS encoding sensor histidine kinase → MPRPVPWIPAVLYGAVLAGGLYYAAIGPGFDSRTGGFAVLLCVLAALDGRAWRIPEGAVFALRAVLLCAVAALDTSGLSRVLFVLVPFLGFFAFGPAAAVWLGAGCVLLLAGAFTLWVPDWAVRAEYISDLLMFALGVVLALAMAGVAVREQRARGRLEDTLAQVAQLSAARERNRLAREIHDSLGHHLTAIGIQLEKAEAFAALDPAASAQAVSHARWSANRALDEVRASVRTLGPEAESEPVGLSRTLADLVHHLDGGARRISLDVSGVERRPLLVLYRAAQEGLTNACRHSGATEIGVRVRYDDHGASLCVTDNGSGLGGAEEGFGLAGLRERVRLADGRLELSSSDRGTALTVGVPW, encoded by the coding sequence ATGCCGCGTCCTGTGCCCTGGATACCCGCCGTCCTGTACGGGGCGGTGCTCGCGGGGGGCCTTTACTACGCCGCGATCGGTCCGGGTTTCGACTCCCGCACCGGCGGGTTCGCGGTGCTGCTGTGCGTGCTGGCGGCCCTCGACGGGAGGGCGTGGCGGATTCCTGAGGGCGCCGTGTTCGCCCTCAGGGCCGTGCTGCTCTGCGCGGTGGCCGCTCTCGACACCTCGGGGCTCTCGCGGGTGCTGTTCGTGCTGGTGCCGTTCCTGGGGTTCTTCGCGTTCGGTCCGGCTGCCGCGGTGTGGCTCGGCGCGGGCTGTGTGCTCCTGCTGGCGGGCGCGTTCACGCTGTGGGTGCCGGACTGGGCGGTGCGCGCCGAGTACATCTCCGACCTGCTGATGTTCGCGCTGGGCGTTGTACTGGCGCTGGCCATGGCGGGGGTTGCCGTACGGGAGCAGCGGGCCCGCGGTCGGCTGGAGGACACCCTCGCGCAGGTGGCGCAGCTGTCGGCGGCCCGGGAGCGCAACCGGCTGGCCCGCGAGATCCACGACAGTCTCGGGCACCATCTGACCGCGATCGGCATTCAGTTGGAGAAGGCCGAGGCGTTCGCCGCGCTCGATCCGGCCGCCTCCGCGCAGGCCGTGTCCCATGCCCGCTGGTCCGCGAACCGGGCCTTGGACGAGGTACGGGCCTCCGTGCGCACCCTGGGACCCGAGGCGGAGTCGGAACCGGTGGGCCTCTCCCGGACGCTGGCCGACCTCGTCCACCACCTGGACGGCGGCGCCCGCCGGATCTCCTTGGACGTGTCGGGCGTCGAGCGGCGGCCGCTGCTGGTGCTGTACCGGGCGGCGCAGGAGGGCCTCACCAACGCCTGCCGGCATTCGGGAGCCACCGAGATCGGCGTGAGGGTCCGCTACGACGACCACGGCGCGAGCCTGTGCGTCACGGACAACGGCAGCGGTCTGGGCGGGGCCGAGGAGGGTTTCGGCCTGGCCGGGCTGCGGGAACGCGTCCGTCTGGCCGACGGGAGGCTGGAGCTGTCCAGTTCGGACCGGGGCACCGCACTCACGGTGGGGGTGCCGTGGTGA
- a CDS encoding response regulator transcription factor, which translates to MVNRPVAQEGANVRVLVVDDQDLVREGIAALLGIQPGIEVVGSARDGAEAVDVAGQCHPDVVLMDVRMPGMDGVAATALLRRQLPGCRIVMLTTFNDDEYVGRALKAGAVGYLLKNLPAAELAQAVRLAHAGVAQFDQTVIAALAAGAPAPDLLTPRETEVLRLISAGATNREIAARLYLSEGTVKNHISRVLSRLGLRDRTQAALYARDNGLI; encoded by the coding sequence GTGGTGAACAGACCCGTGGCGCAGGAGGGGGCGAACGTACGCGTCCTCGTGGTCGACGACCAGGACCTCGTCCGCGAGGGCATCGCCGCACTGCTCGGCATCCAGCCCGGTATCGAGGTGGTGGGCAGCGCGCGGGACGGTGCCGAGGCCGTGGACGTCGCCGGGCAGTGTCACCCCGACGTGGTGCTGATGGACGTCCGGATGCCCGGCATGGACGGGGTGGCAGCCACGGCGCTGCTGCGTCGGCAACTGCCCGGCTGCCGGATCGTGATGCTGACGACCTTCAACGACGACGAGTACGTCGGCCGGGCACTCAAGGCGGGGGCGGTCGGCTACCTGCTGAAGAACCTGCCCGCGGCGGAACTCGCCCAGGCGGTCCGCCTGGCGCACGCGGGTGTCGCCCAGTTCGATCAGACGGTCATCGCCGCGCTGGCCGCCGGCGCCCCCGCTCCTGACCTGCTGACGCCCCGGGAGACGGAGGTGCTGCGGCTCATCTCCGCGGGCGCCACGAACCGGGAGATCGCCGCCCGGCTGTACCTGAGCGAGGGCACCGTCAAGAACCACATTTCGCGCGTGCTGAGCCGACTGGGCCTGCGCGACCGGACCCAGGCCGCGCTCTACGCGCGGGACAACGGGCTGATCTGA
- a CDS encoding DUF6204 family protein, with translation MSERTYRVIVRGVFADLDDTQRTELLASAGEHDILKAAFTEDGTLVYDRELRAFSFRCVVRQAADLADEAAGGTACDRAATALAARAIGHGALRTQVTSVDDMKIRRPRQR, from the coding sequence ATGAGTGAGCGCACCTACCGGGTCATCGTCCGCGGCGTGTTCGCCGACCTGGACGACACCCAACGCACCGAACTCCTCGCGTCCGCCGGCGAACACGACATCCTCAAGGCCGCGTTCACCGAAGACGGCACCCTCGTCTACGACCGGGAGCTGCGCGCCTTCTCCTTCCGCTGCGTGGTCCGGCAGGCCGCCGATCTGGCGGACGAGGCGGCGGGGGGCACGGCCTGCGACCGGGCGGCCACGGCTCTCGCCGCACGCGCCATCGGCCACGGCGCACTGCGTACCCAGGTCACCAGCGTGGACGACATGAAAATCCGCCGGCCCCGCCAACGCTGA
- a CDS encoding TetR/AcrR family transcriptional regulator gives MAVESKSDGAPSQPGLTRQALVRAALRVLEQEGVNGLSMRKVAAELGVKAASLYWHVRNKEELLDLLTDELMADAEAPPREGGWREQLREYCVRYRRHLLGKRDAAKVVAGRLVPGPHLLRLMEDQLGRLREAGFSDADAAMVNYALGAFVQGFVLQEQGPLSASEAMGADRREVATAAGEQLRRLPQETFPNLVALAGDLTDPSMEARFSFALERLLDGLSTLLEQGRDVRTEGTSHE, from the coding sequence ATGGCCGTGGAGAGCAAGAGCGACGGCGCCCCGTCACAGCCGGGGCTGACCCGGCAGGCGCTCGTCCGGGCCGCCCTGCGGGTGCTGGAGCAGGAGGGCGTCAACGGCCTGTCGATGCGCAAGGTCGCCGCGGAGCTGGGGGTGAAGGCGGCCTCGCTGTACTGGCACGTGCGCAACAAGGAGGAACTGCTCGACCTGCTCACAGACGAGCTCATGGCCGACGCCGAGGCGCCGCCCCGGGAGGGCGGCTGGCGAGAGCAGTTGCGCGAGTACTGCGTGCGCTACCGCCGGCATCTGCTCGGCAAGCGCGACGCAGCCAAGGTTGTCGCGGGCCGGCTCGTACCGGGCCCCCATCTGCTGCGCCTGATGGAGGACCAGCTCGGCCGCCTACGGGAGGCCGGCTTCTCCGACGCCGACGCCGCCATGGTCAACTACGCGCTCGGCGCTTTCGTCCAGGGTTTCGTGCTCCAGGAGCAGGGGCCCCTCTCGGCGTCCGAGGCCATGGGTGCCGACCGCCGAGAGGTCGCCACGGCCGCAGGGGAGCAGCTGCGCCGGCTGCCGCAGGAGACCTTCCCCAACCTGGTCGCGCTCGCCGGCGACCTGACCGACCCGTCCATGGAGGCCCGCTTCTCGTTCGCCCTCGAACGCCTCCTGGACGGATTGTCCACCCTGCTGGAGCAGGGCCGCGACGTACGAACTGAAGGGACGTCCCATGAGTGA